A single region of the Candidatus Moraniibacteriota bacterium genome encodes:
- the rpmG gene encoding 50S ribosomal protein L33 codes for MARENIAKLKCSQCKRITYHTTRNKKKVKEKLELKKYCRFCRKHTLHKETK; via the coding sequence ATGGCTCGGGAAAACATCGCAAAACTAAAATGCAGCCAGTGCAAGAGAATTACTTATCATACAACGCGCAATAAGAAAAAAGTAAAAGAAAAACTGGAACTGAAAAAATACTGCCGTTTTTGCCGCAAGCACACATTGCATAAGGAAACAAAATAA